Proteins encoded together in one Candidatus Sulfotelmatobacter sp. window:
- a CDS encoding ABC transporter substrate-binding protein — MSRSGSLLSVGLLALATAISASAQGPTTVRVGAFPNITHAQAMVGKANGWFDKAMGPQVKVQWTSFNAGPSAIEALFAGAIDMTYVGPNPAINGYVRSNGDALRVIAGAASGGASLIVRNDSGINKPEDFHGKRVASPQFGNTQDVALRNWLKNHGMKTNDKGGDVQIVPMANPDQLTLFLKKDLDAAWAPEPWATRLIHEGNGRLLVDERSLWPNGQFVIGLLVVNTKFLRAHPDLVKNWIRAHVELTDWINAHQSEAKKLLNHQILVETGKALPPVVLDEAFSRMQVTYDPLHSALTTAAQQAFDDGFLGRQMPDLSALYELTILNQVLAEKNRKAIQ; from the coding sequence GTGAGTAGATCTGGCTCGTTGCTGAGTGTAGGGCTGCTGGCGCTCGCCACCGCAATTTCCGCGTCGGCGCAAGGGCCGACTACCGTCCGTGTCGGCGCATTCCCCAACATCACTCATGCCCAGGCGATGGTTGGCAAAGCTAATGGCTGGTTCGACAAGGCCATGGGCCCGCAGGTCAAAGTACAGTGGACCAGCTTTAACGCCGGCCCTTCCGCGATCGAGGCGCTCTTCGCCGGAGCAATCGACATGACCTATGTCGGTCCCAACCCCGCCATCAACGGCTATGTCCGCTCGAATGGCGACGCCCTTCGCGTGATTGCCGGAGCGGCCAGCGGCGGCGCTTCCCTGATCGTCCGCAACGACTCCGGCATCAACAAGCCGGAGGATTTTCACGGGAAGCGCGTGGCTTCGCCGCAGTTCGGCAACACCCAGGACGTCGCGCTGCGCAACTGGCTTAAGAACCACGGCATGAAAACCAACGACAAGGGCGGCGATGTGCAGATCGTCCCGATGGCCAATCCCGACCAGTTGACCCTGTTCCTCAAGAAGGATCTCGATGCCGCCTGGGCGCCCGAACCCTGGGCTACGCGCCTGATTCACGAAGGCAACGGCCGCCTGCTGGTCGACGAGCGCAGTCTGTGGCCGAACGGACAATTCGTCATCGGCTTGCTCGTGGTGAACACAAAATTCCTGCGCGCACATCCCGACCTGGTGAAGAACTGGATTCGCGCCCATGTTGAGCTGACGGACTGGATCAACGCCCATCAATCCGAAGCAAAAAAACTTCTGAACCATCAGATCCTCGTCGAAACGGGTAAAGCCCTTCCCCCTGTCGTTCTCGACGAAGCGTTCTCCCGAATGCAAGTGACCTATGACCCGCTGCACAGCGCTCTCACTACGGCTGCACAACAGGCCTTTGACGACGGCTTCCTGGGCCGACAGATGCCCGATCTCTCTGCACTCTACGAGCTGACAATTCTGAACCAGGTGCTGGCGGAAAAGAACCGAAAGGCAATTCAATGA
- a CDS encoding Rrf2 family transcriptional regulator: MKISQKGLYALQALMMLARHHHQGAIKIRDIAYEEVLPEKFLELILLELKNARMVESVRGAKGGYQLRRDPADIHLSEIIRLIDGPLAPFGDADQLRELIDRDIPHRALYQVFLDVRDAAARILDNTTLADLIAEVGSRAGKNSKRQKHQKKDAASILPMVVGGKGE, encoded by the coding sequence ATGAAAATCTCCCAAAAAGGTTTGTACGCTCTTCAGGCTCTGATGATGCTGGCCCGCCATCACCATCAAGGCGCGATTAAGATCCGCGACATCGCCTACGAAGAGGTTCTCCCCGAAAAGTTTCTGGAACTGATCCTGCTCGAACTTAAAAACGCGCGCATGGTGGAGAGCGTGCGCGGGGCGAAGGGCGGCTACCAGCTCCGCCGCGACCCTGCCGACATCCACTTGAGCGAGATCATCCGCCTGATTGACGGCCCGCTCGCGCCTTTCGGTGACGCTGACCAGTTGCGCGAACTGATCGACCGCGATATTCCCCATCGGGCTCTCTATCAGGTATTCCTGGATGTCCGCGACGCGGCCGCGCGCATCCTCGACAACACCACGCTGGCCGACCTTATAGCGGAGGTCGGTTCACGAGCTGGCAAGAATTCGAAGCGCCAGAAACACCAAAAGAAAGACGCAGCCAGCATCCTCCCAATGGTCGTCGGGGGCAAAGGTGAGTAG
- a CDS encoding PP2C family serine/threonine-protein phosphatase: MSVESKTVKPGIDVASLTDVGRQRENNEDSFLYWESDSDDDFFRKGRLAVVADGMGGYEGGQEASRLAVETVRSVYDNEFNGDPQTTLSIAFEAAHQNIQRFAIDHPQFYGMGTTCSAFAIVGRQLHFAHVGDSRLYLLRAQAMSRLTRDHSYVGRLVESGLVRSEDAESHPQRHILTAALGSGREVTPHIPQQPFPLQDGDTLLLCTDGLWGVVGDTDLARIAQSNAPAEACQMLVAMALDRGGPDNITVLVLRISA, from the coding sequence ATGTCCGTTGAGTCGAAAACTGTAAAGCCAGGAATCGATGTAGCCAGCCTCACTGACGTCGGCCGCCAGCGCGAGAACAACGAGGACTCCTTTCTTTACTGGGAGTCTGATTCCGACGACGACTTCTTTCGCAAGGGTCGGCTCGCGGTGGTCGCCGACGGCATGGGCGGTTACGAGGGCGGTCAGGAGGCCAGTCGTCTGGCGGTCGAGACGGTCCGCAGTGTGTACGACAATGAGTTTAACGGCGATCCGCAAACCACTCTCAGCATCGCGTTCGAAGCCGCTCATCAGAACATTCAACGTTTTGCCATCGACCACCCCCAGTTCTACGGCATGGGTACGACCTGTAGCGCGTTCGCCATCGTCGGACGCCAGCTCCACTTCGCTCACGTAGGCGATAGTCGCCTCTACCTGCTGCGTGCCCAGGCAATGTCCCGTTTGACTCGCGATCATTCCTACGTTGGCCGCCTGGTCGAGAGCGGCCTGGTTCGCTCCGAAGACGCCGAGTCGCATCCCCAGCGCCATATTCTTACCGCCGCTTTGGGCTCCGGCCGCGAAGTCACCCCGCATATTCCCCAGCAGCCTTTCCCTCTCCAGGACGGCGATACTCTTCTCCTCTGCACTGACGGCCTGTGGGGCGTGGTTGGCGACACTGACCTCGCCCGCATCGCGCAATCCAATGCTCCCGCCGAAGCCTGCCAAATGCTGGTGGCGATGGCACTCGATCGCGGCGGCCCTGACAATATCACGGTGCTGGTCCTCCGTATTTCTGCCTAG
- a CDS encoding isochorismatase family cysteine hydrolase, which produces MASRDFIFWEVDVQADFMLPGGKLYVPGAEKLLSNIRRLTDAARQGRVFLVSHGCFHTPNDPEFKLFPPHCVKGTAGSELVPEALTEKVIRIANDAEANLPQDLSKYQQILLEKQTLNIFESRHADELLQRLDKNAEFVVFGVVTEYCVSFAAKGLLQRGRRVAMVQDAIATLNQQDGQKAIAELEELGARLTTMDQVLDALAR; this is translated from the coding sequence ATGGCATCGCGGGACTTCATATTCTGGGAAGTGGATGTGCAGGCCGACTTCATGCTGCCGGGCGGGAAGCTCTACGTTCCCGGCGCAGAGAAGTTGCTGTCCAACATCCGGCGACTCACCGACGCCGCAAGGCAGGGCCGCGTGTTTCTGGTTTCCCATGGATGTTTTCATACCCCCAACGATCCCGAGTTCAAATTATTTCCCCCGCATTGCGTGAAAGGAACAGCGGGTTCGGAGTTAGTGCCGGAAGCGCTCACGGAAAAAGTTATACGCATCGCCAATGACGCTGAGGCGAATCTGCCGCAAGACTTGTCGAAGTATCAGCAGATCCTCCTGGAGAAACAGACGCTGAATATTTTCGAAAGCCGGCATGCGGATGAACTCCTGCAGCGTCTGGATAAAAACGCGGAGTTCGTTGTGTTCGGCGTGGTGACCGAATACTGCGTCAGCTTCGCCGCCAAAGGTTTGCTGCAACGGGGGAGGCGCGTGGCCATGGTGCAGGACGCGATTGCAACTCTGAACCAACAAGACGGGCAGAAAGCAATTGCCGAGCTAGAAGAATTAGGTGCGCGACTCACCACGATGGATCAGGTTCTCGATGCGCTCGCTCGCTAA